In Acropora palmata chromosome 7, jaAcrPala1.3, whole genome shotgun sequence, one genomic interval encodes:
- the LOC141886573 gene encoding microfibril-associated glycoprotein 4-like, with amino-acid sequence MSNNLVHILSLLCVMLWMSKDATAGQQCKAVESSARGNALKNHTFKSIAVGHPVECPAICKQDPICQSYNFFIPKKLCELNDRTKETNPEDFVSDKKRFYMGIRRLKGFMTYKSCFEVYKSGQKISGVYTINPDGLEDFRVYCDHKTAGGGWTVFQKRFDGSVDFYRTWDAFKRGFGNLKGEFWLGLDKIHRLTVSSNNTLRVDLEDNLGNTAFAEYSLFTVASEQENYQLNLGRYSGTAGDSLSYHHGRAFSTLDRDNDGYSGNCAVQHHGAWWYKHCHHSNLNGRYLNGMCWYHWKHSCNSVTRSEMKIRPLNI; translated from the exons ATGAGTAACAATTTGGTGCACATCTTGTCTCTGTTGTGCGTGATGTTGTGGATGTCCAAAGATGCGACAGCTGGGCAACAGTGCAAGGCTGTCGAAAGTTCAGCGCGTGGAAATGCACTCAAGAACCACACTTTCAAGTCAATTGCGGTTGGACATCCAGTGGAATGTCCGGCCATTTGTAAACAAGATCCCATTTGCCAAAGCTACAATTTCTTCATTCCCAAAAAGCTCTGTGAACTGAATGACAGAACTAAAGAAACGAACCCCGAAGATTTTGTATCCGACAAGAAGAGGTTTTACATGGGGATCAGGCGACTAAAAG gCTTTATGACCTATAAGAGCTGCTTTGAAGTTTACAAGTCTGGTCAAAAGATCAGTGGAGTGTATACAATCAATCCGGACGGTTTGGAAGATTTTAGAGTGTACTGTGATCATAAGACAGCAGGCGGAGGTTGGACCGTCTTTCAAAAGAGATTTGATGGTTCTGTAGATTTCTATCGCACCTGGGACGCCTTCAAACGGGGCTTTGGCAATCTGAAAGGAGAATTTTGGCTTGGACTGGACAAGATTCACCGCCTGACTGTAAGCAGTAATAACACGCTTCGCGTGGACTTGGAAGACAACCTCGGAAATACAGCATTTGCAGAATACAGTTTATTTACTGTAGCGAGCGAGCAGGAAAATTATCAGCTGAATCTGGGAAGATACTCAG GCACTGCAGGGGATTCTCTTAGTTATCACCACGGCCGAGCATTTTCCACACTGGATCGCGACAATGATGGTTACTCAGGAAATTGTGCGGTACAGCATCACGGGGCCTGGTGGTACAAGCATTGCCACCACTCCAACCTGAATGGTCGGTATCTTAATGGAATGTGCTGGTATCACTGGAAACATAGTTGTAACTCTGTTACGAGATCTGAGATGAAGATACGCCCTCTTAACATTTAA
- the LOC141886572 gene encoding microfibril-associated glycoprotein 4-like, with translation MSNNLVHILSLLYVMLWMSKDATAGQQCKAVESSARGNALKNHTFKSIAVGHPVECPAICKQDPICQSYNFFIPKKLCELNDRTKETNPEDFVSDKKRFYMGIRRLKGFMTYKSCFEVYKSGQKISGVYTINPDGLEDFRVYCDHKTAGGGWTVFQKRFDGSVDFYRTWDAFKRGFGNLKGEFWLGLDKIHRLTVSSNNTLRVDLEDNLGNTAFAEYSLFTVASEQENYQLNLGRYSGTAGDSLSYHHGRAFSTLDRDNDGYSGNCAVQHHGAWWYKHCHHSNLNGRYLNGMCWYHWKHSCNSVTRSEMKIRPLNI, from the exons ATGAGTAACAATTTGGTGCACATCTTGTCTCTGTTGTACGTGATGTTGTGGATGTCCAAAGATGCGACAGCTGGGCAACAGTGCAAGGCTGTCGAAAGTTCAGCGCGTGGAAATGCACTCAAGAACCACACTTTCAAGTCAATTGCGGTTGGACATCCAGTGGAATGTCCGGCCATTTGTAAACAAGATCCCATTTGCCAAAGCTACAATTTCTTCATTCCCAAAAAGCTCTGTGAACTGAATGACAGAACTAAAGAAACGAACCCCGAAGATTTTGTATCCGACAAGAAGAGGTTTTACATGGGGATCAGGCGACTAAAAG gCTTTATGACCTATAAGAGCTGCTTTGAAGTTTACAAGTCTGGTCAAAAGATCAGTGGAGTGTACACAATCAATCCCGACGGTTTGGAAGATTTTAGAGTGTACTGTGATCATAAGACAGCAGGCGGAGGTTGGACCGTCTTTCAAAAGAGATTTGATGGTTCTGTAGATTTCTATCGCACCTGGGACGCCTTCAAACGGGGATTTGGCAATCTGAAAGGAGAATTTTGGCTTGGACTGGACAAGATTCACCGCCTGACTGTAAGCAGTAATAACACGCTTCGCGTGGACTTGGAAGACAACCTCGGAAATACAGCATTTGCAGAATACAGTTTATTTACTGTAGCGAGCGAGCAGGAAAATTATCAGCTGAATCTGGGAAGATACTCAG GCACTGCAGGGGATTCTCTTAGTTATCACCACGGCCGAGCATTTTCCACACTGGATCGCGACAATGATGGTTACTCAGGAAATTGTGCGGTACAGCATCACGGGGCCTGGTGGTACAAGCATTGCCACCACTCCAACCTGAATGGTCGGTATCTTAATGGAATGTGCTGGTATCACTGGAAACATAGTTGTAACTCTGTTACGAGATCTGAGATGAAGATACGCCCTCTTAACATTTAA
- the LOC141887006 gene encoding microfibril-associated glycoprotein 4-like: MLWMSKDVTAGQQCKAVESSKLGNALKNHTFKSVAVGHPVECPVICKRDPMCQSYNFFIPKKLCELNDRTKQTNPEDFVSDEKRFYMGIRRLKGFMTYKSCFEVYKSGQKISGVYTINPDGLEDFRVYCDHKTAGGGWTVFQKRFDGSVDFYRTWDAFKRGFGNLNGEFWLGLDKIHRLTISSNNTLRVDLEDNLGKTAFAEYSFFTVASEQENYQLNLGRYSGTAGDSLSYHHGRAFSTLDRDNDGYSGNCAVQYHGAWWYKHCHHSNLNGRYLNGTISSQGMSWYHWKNSYYSVTRSEMKIRPLNTKTN, from the exons ATGTTGTGGATGTCCAAAGATGTGACAGCTGGGCAACAGTGCAAGGCTGTCGAAAGTTCAAAGCTTGGAAATGCACTCAAGAACCACACTTTCAAGTCAGTTGCGGTTGGACATCCAGTGGAATGTCCGGTCATTTGCAAGCGAGACCCTATGTGCCAAAGCTACAACTTCTTCATTCCCAAAAAGCTCTGTGAACTGAATGACAGAACTAAACAAACGAACCCCGAAGATTTTGTATCCGACGAGAAGAGATTTTACATGGGGATCAGGCGACTAAAAG gCTTTATGACCTATAAGAGCTGCTTTGAAGTTTACAAGTCTGGTCAAAAGATCAGTGGAGTGTACACAATCAATCCCGACGGTTTGGAAGATTTTAGAGTGTACTGTGATCATAAGACAGCAGGCGGAGGTTGGACCGTCTTTCAAAAGAGATTTGATGGTTCTGTAGATTTCTATCGCACCTGGGACGCCTTCAAACGGGGATTTGGCAATCTAAATGGGGAATTTTGGCTTGGACTGGACAAGATTCACCGCCTGACTATAAGCAGTAATAACACGCTTCGCGTGGACTTGGAAGACAACCTCGGAAAGACAGCATTTGCAGAATACAGTTTCTTTACTGTAGCGAGCGAGCAGGAAAACTATCAGCTGAATCTGGGAAGATACTCAG GCACTGCAGGGGATTCTCTTAGTTATCACCACGGCCGAGCATTTTCCACACTGGATCGCGACAATGATGGTTACTCAGGAAATTGTGCGGTACAGTATCACGGAGCCTGGTGGTACAAGCATTGCCACCACTCCAACCTGAATGGTCGGTATCTTAATGGAACGATCAGCTCACAGGGAATGTCCTGGTATCACTGGAAAAATAGTTATTACTCTGTTACGAGATCTGAGATGAAAATACGCCCTCTTAACACTAAGACTAACTAG